One window of the Acinetobacter equi genome contains the following:
- the truA gene encoding tRNA pseudouridine(38-40) synthase TruA, which yields MPRFAVGIEFCGIRYKGWQTQQAGVRSVQETIETVLSKIADEPIILHGAGRTDAGVHATNMVAHFDTNAIRPMRGWLMGSNSTLPKDISIQWIKEMDSSFHARFKAQARRYRYVVYNNPQRPALLYKQVTHAFYPLDVDKMIEAAKKFEGTHNFESFRAAACQSNQPVRHVSHCRLIRHGCYLVLDIQANGFLHHMVRNIMGCLLEIGQGMYDLDHIDEIFAAEDRKAAGITAPPDGLYFIHADYPPEFELPKQPLGPHWLNMPE from the coding sequence ATGCCACGTTTTGCAGTCGGTATTGAGTTTTGTGGCATTCGATATAAAGGTTGGCAAACTCAACAAGCTGGCGTACGTAGTGTTCAAGAAACAATAGAAACCGTACTCTCTAAAATTGCAGATGAACCCATCATCTTACATGGTGCAGGTCGTACCGATGCTGGTGTACATGCCACCAATATGGTTGCTCATTTCGATACAAATGCAATTCGTCCAATGCGTGGTTGGCTCATGGGCTCAAATAGCACCTTGCCTAAAGATATTTCCATCCAATGGATTAAAGAGATGGATTCTAGCTTCCACGCTCGATTTAAAGCACAAGCACGTCGCTATCGTTATGTGGTCTATAATAATCCTCAGCGACCAGCTCTTTTATATAAACAAGTGACTCATGCTTTTTATCCATTAGATGTCGATAAAATGATTGAAGCTGCGAAAAAATTTGAAGGAACACATAATTTTGAAAGCTTTCGAGCAGCAGCATGCCAATCAAATCAACCTGTTCGTCATGTCAGCCATTGTCGTTTAATTCGTCATGGTTGTTATTTAGTTCTCGATATTCAAGCTAATGGATTTTTACATCATATGGTAAGAAATATTATGGGATGCTTACTTGAAATTGGACAAGGTATGTATGATTTAGATCATATTGATGAGATTTTTGCAGCCGAAGATCGAAAAGCAGCAGGGATTACAGCCCCTCCAGATGGACTTTATTTTATTCATGCCGACTATCCGCCCGAGTTTGAATTACCCAAGCAACCTTTAGGACCTCATTGGCTAAATATGCCTGAATAG
- a CDS encoding asparaginase encodes MKKIALIYMGGTFGCIGEPLNPMPANDLIPKLKKILPHHLNIECFIAPVIKDSSACTPSDWLKLIQFIQKFQLQNFQHFVIIHGTDTLSYAGAILAQCLGQSAYVVLTGSQYPLLTVDAQNTREFTDALENLNFALDSVMHVPVGVYLAFHHQLIHAQTALKRHTTDLNAFTGILAQNSISYIEHVLIVKDSHIEKAKQFNCQNWMLQPSDPSALLFNLKNLLSHPPSCLILQGFGTGNISTNTEIIDILQKLKEKNCPVILTTQVPFGSIDQRYAISQWIQTSKILVSNTLSHADLYAKSLKMYLKYDTVDQWIEHWND; translated from the coding sequence ATGAAAAAAATTGCATTGATTTATATGGGTGGAACGTTTGGCTGCATTGGTGAACCTTTAAACCCAATGCCTGCAAATGACCTTATCCCAAAACTAAAAAAAATCTTACCGCATCATTTGAATATTGAATGTTTTATTGCACCTGTAATTAAAGATAGTAGTGCTTGTACCCCAAGTGATTGGCTTAAACTCATACAATTTATTCAAAAATTTCAACTGCAAAATTTTCAACACTTTGTGATTATTCACGGTACAGATACGCTTAGTTATGCAGGTGCTATTTTAGCTCAATGTCTTGGTCAGTCTGCCTATGTCGTGCTTACAGGTAGCCAATATCCTCTGCTTACGGTAGATGCTCAAAATACACGTGAATTTACAGATGCTTTAGAAAATTTAAATTTCGCTCTCGATTCTGTGATGCATGTTCCTGTAGGTGTTTATCTGGCATTTCATCATCAACTCATACATGCCCAAACTGCCTTAAAACGACATACAACCGATTTAAATGCATTTACAGGCATTCTTGCACAAAATTCAATTTCATATATTGAACATGTACTTATAGTAAAAGATTCACATATTGAGAAAGCAAAACAATTCAATTGTCAAAATTGGATGCTACAACCTTCAGATCCTTCTGCATTATTATTTAATTTAAAAAATCTACTGTCTCATCCTCCAAGTTGCCTCATTTTACAAGGATTTGGAACAGGCAACATTTCTACAAATACAGAAATTATTGATATATTGCAAAAACTTAAAGAAAAAAACTGTCCAGTTATTTTAACAACACAAGTCCCTTTTGGTTCAATTGATCAACGTTATGCCATTAGTCAATGGATTCAAACTTCTAAAATTTTAGTGAGTAATACACTTAGTCATGCAGATCTTTATGCAAAATCATTAAAAATGTATTTAAAATACGATACCGTAGACCAATGGATTGAACATTGGAATGATTAA
- a CDS encoding FimV/HubP family polar landmark protein, translating to MPSDPLLDAFPELEQTDEISLNFELAEKYIELGAYEDARRLIEEKEKSYNTAQRNQADQLLKQIAS from the coding sequence ATGCCTTCTGATCCTTTATTAGATGCATTTCCTGAACTTGAACAAACAGATGAAATTTCTCTTAATTTCGAACTTGCTGAAAAATATATAGAGTTGGGAGCTTATGAAGATGCTAGACGATTAATTGAAGAAAAGGAAAAAAGCTACAATACAGCACAACGAAACCAAGCAGATCAACTACTAAAACAAATCGCATCTTAA
- the asd gene encoding aspartate-semialdehyde dehydrogenase: MKVGLVGWRGMVGSVLMQRMVEENDFAHFEPFYFSTSNAGGEAPAFGGKTAPALMDATDITSLKQMDVIITCQGGDYTSEVFPKLKAENWNGYWIDAASTLRMDDEAIIVLDPVNMNVIKDGLVKGTKTFVGGNCTVSLMLMGLGGLFQNNLVEWATSMTYQAASGAGAQNMRELITGMGYLYNNTKDLLDDPRSPILDIDSKIAELQRGEGFPSANFGVPLAGSLIPYIDKQLESGQSKEEWKGQVETNKILGNQQIVPIDGHCVRIGAMRCHSQALTLKLRKDIPLDEIEDIIANANDWSKVVPNTRDASMIDLTPVAVTGTLSVPVGRLRKLNMGKEYLGAFTVGDQLLWGAAEPLRRMLRILIEFKNN, translated from the coding sequence ATGAAAGTAGGTCTGGTCGGTTGGCGCGGGATGGTTGGTTCCGTCCTTATGCAACGAATGGTTGAAGAAAATGATTTCGCTCATTTTGAGCCATTTTATTTTTCTACCAGTAATGCAGGTGGTGAAGCACCTGCGTTTGGCGGTAAAACTGCCCCAGCACTTATGGATGCGACAGACATTACCAGTCTAAAGCAAATGGATGTCATTATTACCTGTCAAGGTGGTGATTATACGTCTGAAGTATTTCCAAAGCTAAAAGCTGAAAATTGGAATGGTTACTGGATTGATGCAGCATCTACATTACGTATGGATGATGAAGCAATTATTGTTCTAGATCCTGTAAACATGAATGTCATCAAAGATGGTTTAGTCAAAGGTACTAAAACTTTTGTTGGTGGTAACTGTACAGTTTCTTTAATGCTTATGGGTTTAGGTGGCTTATTCCAAAATAACTTAGTGGAATGGGCAACATCAATGACGTATCAAGCTGCTTCTGGTGCTGGTGCGCAAAACATGCGTGAACTCATCACTGGTATGGGTTATTTGTATAATAATACAAAAGACTTACTTGATGATCCACGCTCACCAATTTTAGATATTGATTCTAAAATTGCTGAATTACAACGTGGTGAAGGTTTCCCATCTGCAAACTTTGGCGTTCCATTAGCTGGTTCACTCATTCCTTATATTGATAAGCAATTAGAAAGCGGTCAATCTAAAGAAGAATGGAAAGGTCAAGTTGAAACCAATAAAATCTTAGGCAATCAACAAATTGTCCCTATTGATGGACACTGTGTTCGTATTGGTGCAATGCGTTGCCACTCACAAGCTTTAACTTTAAAACTTCGTAAAGACATCCCATTAGATGAAATCGAAGATATCATTGCAAATGCTAATGATTGGTCTAAAGTTGTGCCAAATACACGTGACGCATCTATGATTGATCTCACACCTGTTGCTGTAACAGGTACATTATCTGTACCAGTAGGTCGTCTACGTAAGCTCAATATGGGTAAAGAATATCTAGGTGCGTTTACTGTTGGTGACCAATTACTTTGGGGTGCTGCTGAACCACTGCGTCGTATGTTACGTATTCTTATTGAATTTAAAAACAACTAA